One Thermodesulfobacteriota bacterium genomic window carries:
- the nqrE gene encoding NADH:ubiquinone reductase (Na(+)-transporting) subunit E — MEELISLFLNSVFVGNILLAYFLGMCSFIAVSKKIETATGLGLAVVFVMTITTPLNWIIYYYLLAPGALSWAGLPDLDLSFLKFITFIAVIAAMVQGIEMIIDRYSQALYTALGVFLPLISVNCAILGASLFMVEREYDFVQSLVFGLGSGTGWMMAIVTMAAIRKKMRYADPPAGLEGYGLTMVVAGLMAMSFMLFSGISL; from the coding sequence ATGGAAGAACTGATCAGCCTGTTTTTAAACTCCGTCTTTGTGGGCAACATCCTGCTGGCCTATTTTCTGGGGATGTGTTCGTTTATCGCCGTCTCCAAAAAAATCGAGACCGCCACCGGACTCGGCCTGGCGGTGGTGTTCGTCATGACCATCACCACCCCCTTGAACTGGATCATCTATTATTATCTGCTGGCGCCGGGGGCCCTGTCCTGGGCGGGGTTGCCGGACCTGGACCTGAGCTTCCTGAAATTTATCACCTTCATCGCCGTCATTGCCGCCATGGTTCAGGGCATTGAAATGATCATCGACCGCTATTCCCAGGCCCTGTATACCGCCCTGGGGGTTTTCCTGCCGCTGATTTCCGTCAACTGCGCCATCCTGGGCGCTTCCCTGTTCATGGTGGAAAGGGAGTACGATTTTGTCCAGTCCCTGGTGTTCGGGCTGGGCTCCGGCACGGGCTGGATGATGGCCATCGTCACCATGGCCGCCATTCGCAAGAAAATGCGCTACGCCGATCCCCCGGCCGGCCTGGAGGGGTACGGCCTGACCATGGTGGTGGCCGGGCTGATGGCCATGTCCTTCATGCTGTTTTCCGGCATCTCATTATAA
- a CDS encoding PilZ domain-containing protein, whose amino-acid sequence MLHNDQRRETRYIPAYGMIAVCESDPKFIGAVLDISLSGMALKSHKKPANKKKHSRIRLMGPRGMKIDNIPMEIVSISKTPSIPAASKQQKGHFHRIGIRLQPESGQAEQINQMIDVIR is encoded by the coding sequence ATGTTGCATAATGATCAACGAAGAGAAACCAGATATATCCCCGCATACGGCATGATTGCCGTCTGTGAATCCGATCCGAAATTTATCGGAGCGGTGCTGGATATTAGTTTGAGTGGTATGGCGCTCAAAAGCCATAAAAAGCCCGCCAATAAAAAAAAGCACAGCCGTATCCGTTTGATGGGTCCTAGAGGAATGAAAATTGACAATATCCCCATGGAAATTGTATCGATCTCAAAAACGCCATCCATACCTGCCGCCAGCAAGCAGCAGAAAGGTCATTTCCATCGGATCGGTATCCGCTTGCAGCCGGAATCAGGACAGGCCGAGCAAATCAATCAAATGATTGACGTGATCCGGTGA
- a CDS encoding FMN-binding protein codes for MPDSLKSLVFALVLCLVCSLTLTGASVGLRQYQNRNIRVDRQTNVLKSVGLVAAGKPCPPEEIDRLYALHIRCLRLSPEGRLLADGESHPRELPVYLNVNPDQTIENYILPVQTKGLWGDIRGYLAIRRDGRTISGFTVYKHSETPGLGGEIEKQWFQKNFAGKQIVNQANEFVAVTVAKGPAGDRLPAAKQAHTVDGISGATLTGKYLSQGLHDILKEYEPVSIRFRQNELRQLPPGQGLCPLDP; via the coding sequence ATGCCGGATAGCTTAAAATCACTGGTTTTCGCGCTGGTACTCTGCCTGGTCTGCAGCCTGACCCTGACCGGGGCGTCGGTGGGCCTGCGCCAATACCAGAACCGCAACATCCGGGTCGACCGGCAGACGAATGTGCTGAAATCCGTCGGCCTGGTGGCGGCGGGAAAACCCTGCCCGCCGGAGGAAATAGACCGGCTGTATGCTCTTCATATCCGCTGCCTGCGCCTGTCGCCGGAAGGACGGCTCCTGGCCGACGGGGAGTCGCACCCGCGGGAACTGCCGGTCTATCTGAATGTCAACCCCGACCAGACCATTGAAAATTATATCCTTCCCGTTCAGACCAAAGGCCTGTGGGGAGACATCCGGGGATATCTGGCCATTCGCCGGGACGGCCGGACCATTTCCGGTTTTACGGTTTACAAACATTCGGAAACACCGGGGCTGGGCGGAGAAATCGAAAAACAGTGGTTTCAGAAAAATTTCGCGGGCAAGCAGATCGTCAACCAGGCCAATGAATTCGTGGCCGTGACCGTGGCCAAGGGGCCGGCCGGGGACCGCCTGCCCGCCGCAAAACAGGCCCATACCGTTGACGGCATCAGCGGCGCCACCCTGACGGGTAAATACCTGAGCCAGGGCCTGCATGACATTCTCAAGGAATATGAGCCGGTATCCATCCGGTTTCGCCAGAACGAGTTGAGACAACTGCCTCCCGGGCAGGGGCTGTGTCCCCTGGACCCGTGA
- a CDS encoding NADH:ubiquinone reductase (Na(+)-transporting) subunit D, with protein MKNRSLAVFTDSIWTHNPIHIQMLGICSALAVTVQLQTSLVMGLALTLVVSFSSLIVSLLRKVIPRNIRIIAELTIISTLVILCDEFLKAFFYDISKQLSVFVGLIITNCIVLGRTESFALSNPPHLAFLDGLGNGLGYASVLTVVGAIRELLGAGTLLGRPVIPEAFYAAGYENMGFMSLAPAAFILIGLLVWLQKTIQKDR; from the coding sequence ATGAAAAACCGGTCGTTAGCCGTTTTTACCGATTCCATCTGGACCCATAACCCCATCCACATCCAGATGCTCGGGATCTGTTCGGCCCTGGCGGTGACGGTCCAGCTTCAGACCTCCCTGGTCATGGGCCTGGCCCTGACCCTGGTGGTATCGTTTTCCAGCCTGATCGTTTCCCTGCTGCGGAAAGTCATCCCCCGGAACATCCGCATCATCGCCGAACTGACCATTATCTCCACGCTGGTGATTCTCTGTGATGAGTTTCTCAAGGCCTTTTTCTATGATATCAGCAAGCAGCTGTCGGTTTTCGTGGGCCTGATCATCACCAACTGCATCGTACTGGGCCGGACCGAGTCTTTTGCCCTGAGCAACCCGCCCCATCTGGCCTTCCTCGACGGCCTGGGCAACGGCCTGGGGTACGCCTCGGTGCTGACCGTTGTCGGCGCCATCCGGGAACTGCTGGGCGCGGGCACGCTCCTGGGCCGGCCGGTAATCCCGGAAGCGTTCTATGCCGCCGGATATGAAAACATGGGGTTCATGAGCCTGGCGCCGGCGGCTTTCATTCTGATCGGCCTGCTGGTCTGGCTGCAGAAAACCATTCAGAAGGACCGGTGA
- the nqrF gene encoding NADH:ubiquinone reductase (Na(+)-transporting) subunit F, translating into MIYLASFSVFTAVIIILVVFLLLLEARVAPRGNARIVINDDPDRVIETRLGATLLSALSDNAVFLPSACGGGGACGQCRCRVDAGGGDVQPTELNHLTRQERLDNIRLACQLKVREDMRIHVPPSIFSIKKYNGTVVSNRNVATFIKELVVELDNGQTVAFQAGQYMQIDIPEFDVCFTSFDVADRFLTAWDRFHLRDFCAGTDEPVYRAYSLANPPYEKLLRFTVRIATPPPGTKNIPPGVGSSYVFNLKPGDRVILSGPYGDFLAQDSEREMCFVGGGAGMAPMRSHILHQLNTAHTRRKITFWYGARSWQEVFYDDEFRGLAERFDNFSYHLALSEPQPEDNWQGLTGFIHACLYEAYLKDHDDPAEIEYYLCGPPPMIAALEKMLDDLGVEPDMIAYDKF; encoded by the coding sequence TTGATTTACCTGGCCAGCTTCAGCGTTTTTACGGCGGTCATCATCATTCTGGTGGTGTTTCTGCTGCTGCTGGAGGCCAGGGTCGCGCCCCGGGGAAACGCCCGGATCGTCATCAACGATGACCCGGACCGGGTGATCGAGACCCGTCTGGGCGCCACCCTGCTGTCGGCCCTGTCGGACAACGCGGTTTTTCTGCCTTCCGCCTGCGGCGGCGGCGGGGCCTGCGGCCAGTGCCGCTGCCGGGTCGACGCCGGCGGCGGCGATGTCCAGCCCACGGAACTGAATCATCTCACCCGCCAGGAACGCCTGGACAACATCCGCCTGGCCTGCCAGCTGAAGGTCCGGGAGGACATGCGGATTCACGTTCCTCCTTCCATTTTCAGCATAAAAAAATACAACGGGACCGTGGTCTCCAACCGCAACGTGGCCACCTTTATCAAGGAACTGGTGGTGGAGCTGGACAACGGTCAGACCGTCGCGTTCCAGGCCGGCCAGTACATGCAGATCGATATTCCGGAATTCGATGTCTGCTTCACCAGTTTCGACGTGGCCGATCGGTTTCTGACCGCCTGGGACCGGTTTCATCTGCGTGATTTCTGCGCCGGAACGGACGAACCCGTGTACCGGGCCTATTCCCTGGCCAACCCGCCCTACGAAAAATTGCTGCGGTTTACCGTGCGCATCGCCACCCCGCCGCCGGGAACAAAAAACATCCCCCCTGGGGTGGGCTCCTCCTATGTCTTTAACTTGAAGCCCGGCGACCGGGTGATCTTAAGCGGGCCCTACGGCGATTTTCTGGCCCAGGACAGTGAGCGGGAAATGTGCTTTGTGGGCGGCGGCGCCGGCATGGCGCCCATGCGCTCCCATATCCTGCACCAGCTCAACACCGCCCACACCCGCCGGAAAATCACCTTCTGGTACGGCGCCCGGTCATGGCAGGAGGTGTTTTACGATGACGAGTTCCGGGGCCTGGCCGAACGCTTCGATAATTTTTCCTACCACCTGGCCCTGTCCGAGCCCCAGCCGGAAGACAACTGGCAGGGACTGACCGGGTTCATTCACGCCTGCCTGTATGAGGCGTACCTCAAGGATCATGACGACCCGGCCGAAATCGAATATTACCTCTGCGGCCCGCCGCCCATGATCGCCGCCCTGGAAAAGATGCTGGATGATCTGGGGGTGGAGCCGGACATGATCGCCTACGACAAGTTCTGA
- a CDS encoding C45 family peptidase yields the protein MKKKWLFGELTVLSMLILFLLFQATTAFASAPKPPPPPPPPPPVVDGPEPGRHVDRTYAPDGKGYLEYIITDSGHKQPFLHLEGSGYEMGFQQGYLIPEKCAAVASNQFFTSIAVGNLSSVGLSKDLLLKPVVELLLGQFFGDTIEDYPGWSVTEIGIMVFKHIALLNETDIPTEYIAEMQGIAHGAQARGVDLSYEDVLLLNVGFDAFMSAGYPIVTTTEIFSDVVDLLQLSCNAHILDGNATKYDNLYFGRDFMFGGDGFSDNPVIIETCGDGGRNRVVNVSVAGMVGGIAAMNEKGLGIGMDMVPSADCTPGYFGMGCLLTARWVMEQADELPEAISLIKNSKRGVSWLYAIADGQGANRGGVSLEVSAHSSFARYMNYTKPWWYALMPDYQKETYPDALIQTNHYIAPDMNILAPTFQDGGSLSRYDGMINLLNRDYGTYDYNKALDFINWMYDAENQVPGDFVHQSTTLFDLTNLKMTTFAGPQFGQGATTLILK from the coding sequence ATGAAGAAAAAATGGCTGTTTGGTGAACTGACTGTTTTGTCAATGCTTATCCTGTTTTTGTTGTTTCAGGCAACCACTGCATTCGCATCCGCGCCCAAGCCGCCTCCGCCGCCTCCACCACCACCGCCCGTCGTCGACGGCCCAGAACCCGGCCGCCATGTCGATCGTACGTACGCGCCCGACGGAAAGGGTTACCTGGAATATATTATCACCGATTCAGGGCACAAACAGCCCTTCCTTCACCTGGAAGGCAGCGGATATGAAATGGGCTTCCAGCAGGGGTACCTGATTCCGGAAAAATGCGCGGCTGTGGCATCGAACCAGTTTTTTACCAGTATCGCCGTGGGCAACCTGTCCAGTGTCGGGCTCTCGAAGGATTTGCTCTTAAAGCCTGTTGTGGAGCTGCTTCTGGGTCAGTTTTTCGGCGACACCATTGAAGATTACCCCGGGTGGTCGGTTACGGAAATCGGCATCATGGTTTTCAAGCACATCGCGTTGCTTAATGAGACGGATATCCCGACGGAATATATCGCGGAAATGCAGGGTATTGCGCACGGTGCCCAGGCGCGGGGGGTTGACCTGAGCTATGAGGATGTTCTGCTTCTCAATGTCGGTTTTGATGCCTTCATGAGCGCCGGCTATCCGATTGTCACCACCACGGAAATTTTTTCAGATGTAGTTGATCTTCTTCAGCTCTCGTGCAACGCCCACATCCTCGACGGCAACGCGACCAAGTACGACAATCTCTATTTCGGCAGGGACTTCATGTTCGGCGGCGACGGCTTTTCCGATAACCCGGTTATTATCGAGACCTGCGGTGATGGCGGCCGGAACCGGGTCGTCAATGTCAGTGTGGCCGGAATGGTGGGGGGGATTGCCGCCATGAATGAAAAAGGACTCGGCATCGGTATGGACATGGTGCCGTCGGCTGACTGTACGCCCGGTTATTTCGGTATGGGCTGCCTGCTGACCGCACGCTGGGTCATGGAACAGGCCGATGAACTGCCCGAGGCCATTTCCCTGATCAAAAATTCCAAGCGGGGGGTTTCCTGGCTGTATGCCATTGCCGACGGCCAGGGCGCCAACCGCGGCGGCGTGTCTCTGGAAGTGTCGGCGCACAGTTCCTTTGCCCGGTACATGAATTATACCAAGCCATGGTGGTACGCGCTTATGCCGGATTACCAGAAGGAGACCTATCCTGACGCCCTGATCCAGACCAATCATTATATCGCTCCTGACATGAACATTCTGGCCCCGACTTTTCAGGATGGCGGCTCCCTGTCCCGCTATGACGGCATGATCAATCTGTTGAATCGGGATTACGGGACGTATGACTACAACAAGGCGCTCGACTTTATTAACTGGATGTATGATGCCGAAAACCAGGTCCCCGGAGACTTTGTCCACCAGAGCACCACGTTGTTTGACCTGACCAACCTGAAAATGACCACCTTTGCCGGGCCCCAATTCGGTCAGGGCGCAACAACCTTAATATTGAAATAA
- a CDS encoding 2-dehydropantoate 2-reductase N-terminal domain-containing protein, with translation MTEKVLVIGSGAVGAVYAQALVKAGCRVDFLVRDRQSPNAAMPRTLFRYSLFGGYREERQDLETLTRADGHYDQVWLCTPSNALADSWLTGQIAAIDGSTPLIAWTPDIQDLDILRRFHPGPICQGLIALISFQSPLPGEQDPPPGIAYVPLPGSAVLQDDEHGRKAARWLKTGGMPAGIRKDLAWWEARTASVNICAMAALEQEGWSLTGLRRSPRLGLAVRAGREAAEAGAAYLGVSSGMFRYVPIGLILRTIMLVGPKLSPIPLETYLRYHFTKIGSQTRQILDAWIQRCRAHHLPHENLIALRQGL, from the coding sequence ATGACAGAAAAGGTTCTCGTTATCGGCAGCGGCGCGGTCGGCGCCGTATACGCCCAGGCCCTGGTGAAGGCGGGATGCCGGGTGGATTTTCTGGTACGCGACCGGCAAAGTCCCAACGCCGCCATGCCCCGAACCCTTTTTCGCTACAGCCTGTTTGGCGGTTACCGGGAAGAACGGCAGGACCTGGAAACCCTGACCCGGGCTGACGGTCACTATGACCAGGTATGGCTGTGCACGCCGTCCAATGCTCTGGCCGATTCGTGGCTGACCGGACAGATCGCCGCCATTGACGGGAGCACTCCTCTGATCGCGTGGACCCCGGACATCCAGGACCTGGATATTCTTCGCCGGTTTCATCCGGGCCCCATCTGTCAGGGATTGATCGCCCTGATCAGTTTCCAGTCTCCCCTTCCCGGGGAACAGGATCCTCCTCCCGGAATCGCCTATGTACCCCTGCCCGGGTCGGCGGTATTGCAGGACGATGAACACGGCCGCAAGGCCGCCCGCTGGCTGAAAACCGGCGGTATGCCGGCCGGCATACGCAAGGATCTGGCCTGGTGGGAAGCCAGAACGGCCAGCGTCAACATCTGCGCCATGGCGGCGCTGGAACAGGAAGGCTGGTCTCTGACCGGGCTGCGCCGGTCACCCCGGCTGGGGCTGGCGGTTCGCGCCGGTCGGGAAGCCGCCGAAGCCGGCGCCGCCTATCTGGGTGTGAGCAGCGGAATGTTCCGCTATGTGCCGATCGGGCTGATCCTGCGCACCATAATGCTGGTGGGACCGAAGCTGAGCCCCATCCCGCTGGAAACCTACCTGCGCTATCACTTCACCAAGATCGGCAGCCAGACAAGACAGATTCTTGACGCTTGGATACAGCGCTGCCGGGCCCACCACCTTCCCCATGAGAATCTTATCGCTTTGCGCCAAGGCCTTTGA
- a CDS encoding sigma 54-interacting transcriptional regulator yields MAIDMNTILQKMRRINNETDIQKVLSDTFGYISKIAPLWKMSWLQYHQDLRLVRIIAQALPAGGELTNFMYETSKEIMDLACSGENPDIYIVNRPEKDPVGSEISARARHFEWSAVFVIFKNASGAYGSAMITAEGKDRFTEEHSRRLLALKEPLGLVLDILIKNHEKKNLPPSRKEPVEDKNEFFRQVTRRLCGHLDLESGLAGCLQYLSRFLPADGLFVRQVEPELLSERILAESYGFFRPQSESLVPLAADDSLFKDGRELLETRIINQPDHHPFAKTYTQLFGEDISFIAMPLIHKENRLGIAVLGLEGRQRYTEEHRRLFEMLHDPFVLALANNIKHREVLRLKEMIEAEKKDLQEELQDTRSQAIIGAGLGLKEIMENARLVAYKDSPVLLRGETGVGKELIANFIHRKSARNHGPFIKVNCGAIPDTLVDSELFGHEKGAFTGATSRKKGRFDRASGGTIFLDEIGELPLPAQVRLLRVLQNKVIERVGGTETIPVDVRIIAATHRNLEEMVASGKFREDLWFRLNVFPIRIPPLRSRQTDIPALVDYFIETKSRELKLSHKPSLSFGAMGRLTAYEWPGNIRELKNVIERELIVNRGEALSFQSIEHMPSKDSPADNVFWKDNVLGLDEIFTRHVKKVLSLTNGKVEGPGGAAELLNINPSTLRTRMRKLKIPFGVKSSQDHLPIR; encoded by the coding sequence ATGGCAATAGACATGAACACCATTCTTCAAAAAATGCGGCGCATAAACAATGAAACCGATATTCAGAAAGTGCTGTCTGATACTTTCGGTTATATTTCAAAAATCGCCCCACTGTGGAAAATGAGCTGGCTCCAATATCACCAGGATCTTCGATTGGTGAGAATTATTGCCCAGGCCCTGCCGGCCGGAGGGGAACTGACCAATTTCATGTATGAAACGTCGAAAGAGATAATGGATCTGGCCTGCAGCGGGGAAAACCCTGACATCTACATTGTCAATCGTCCGGAAAAAGATCCCGTCGGAAGCGAAATATCCGCGCGTGCCCGGCATTTTGAATGGTCAGCCGTGTTTGTCATCTTTAAAAACGCCTCCGGCGCTTATGGCTCCGCAATGATAACGGCGGAAGGTAAAGACCGCTTTACGGAGGAACATTCCCGTCGGCTGCTTGCCTTGAAAGAACCCCTTGGCCTGGTTCTGGATATCCTGATTAAAAACCACGAAAAGAAAAACCTCCCTCCTTCCCGGAAAGAACCCGTGGAGGATAAAAACGAATTTTTCCGCCAGGTCACCCGCAGATTATGCGGCCACCTGGATCTGGAATCCGGACTCGCCGGATGTCTTCAATACCTCAGCCGGTTTTTACCCGCCGACGGGCTCTTTGTCAGGCAGGTGGAGCCGGAGCTGCTTTCCGAACGCATACTGGCTGAAAGCTATGGTTTCTTTCGCCCGCAGTCAGAATCCCTTGTCCCTCTGGCCGCGGATGATTCGCTGTTCAAGGACGGCAGGGAACTTCTGGAGACACGTATTATCAATCAGCCCGATCACCACCCTTTTGCAAAAACCTATACCCAATTATTTGGTGAGGACATATCGTTTATTGCCATGCCCCTTATTCACAAGGAAAACCGGCTGGGTATTGCGGTACTGGGTCTGGAAGGCAGGCAGCGTTATACGGAAGAACACCGGCGGCTTTTTGAAATGCTCCATGATCCCTTCGTCCTGGCCCTGGCCAACAATATCAAGCACCGCGAAGTCCTTCGCCTGAAGGAAATGATCGAAGCCGAGAAGAAAGACCTTCAGGAAGAATTGCAGGACACCAGAAGCCAGGCCATTATCGGCGCCGGCCTGGGGTTGAAAGAGATCATGGAAAACGCCCGCCTGGTGGCTTATAAGGACAGCCCGGTATTGCTCCGGGGTGAAACCGGCGTGGGCAAGGAACTGATCGCCAACTTCATCCACCGGAAATCGGCTAGAAATCATGGCCCTTTTATCAAGGTGAATTGTGGCGCCATACCGGATACGCTGGTGGACAGCGAACTGTTCGGTCACGAAAAAGGGGCTTTCACCGGCGCGACCAGCCGGAAAAAAGGCCGGTTTGACAGGGCCAGCGGCGGAACGATTTTTCTGGATGAAATCGGGGAGCTGCCCCTGCCGGCCCAGGTCCGCCTGCTCCGGGTTCTGCAGAACAAAGTTATTGAACGCGTGGGCGGCACCGAGACCATACCGGTTGATGTCCGTATTATCGCCGCCACCCACCGCAACCTGGAAGAGATGGTCGCGTCCGGGAAATTCCGGGAGGATTTGTGGTTCCGGCTGAATGTGTTTCCCATCCGGATCCCCCCTTTGCGGTCAAGGCAAACGGACATCCCGGCCCTGGTGGATTATTTTATCGAAACAAAATCCCGTGAACTCAAGCTCTCTCACAAACCATCCCTGTCATTCGGTGCCATGGGCAGACTGACCGCTTATGAATGGCCGGGAAATATCCGCGAATTAAAAAATGTCATTGAAAGGGAGTTGATCGTCAACAGGGGCGAGGCGCTTTCGTTCCAGAGCATCGAGCATATGCCGTCAAAAGACAGCCCTGCGGACAACGTGTTTTGGAAAGATAATGTTCTGGGACTGGATGAAATCTTTACCCGTCACGTTAAGAAGGTTCTGAGCCTCACCAACGGAAAAGTAGAAGGACCGGGGGGCGCCGCGGAATTACTCAATATTAATCCCAGCACGCTGCGCACCCGAATGAGAAAGCTGAAAATCCCTTTCGGCGTGAAAAGCAGTCAGGATCATCTCCCGATTCGTTGA
- a CDS encoding C45 family autoproteolytic acyltransferase/hydrolase, translating into MMKNRTKHFTFSLILMVSLAVFAGMVLCGQALAARTYAPDGKGYLEYITTDTGHQQPFLHLEGTGYEMGFQHGYLMGTACTNTLSEAFLIDFCSEYIMELGDFGDIIVNLLLADVGEWVGLDYGESGMRPADFLLFAFKRIAKHNEQYIPPEYLDEMRGIVDGAAAVGVVLDYEEVLLVNVGFDALLSFAYPLATPVLATASALGQVTGIQLACNAFVMDGNATVGDSLYMGRDFMFSGQRLTDNPLIYEFCGDGRNRVVSVGITGLIGSMAAMNEKGLGIGMDMVPSGDCTPADFGMGCLLTARHAMEQADELSQGLSVIQNAKRGVSWLYVLADGRGVERGGASVETSAHHVYTRYMDTPPADPFLQLLMPSNVRQQESYPDFVLQTNHYVLPDMYLNVPLNVGEADSVHRYDRMMEIFKDPNHPLGGYGTYDFDKAFDYINWMYLTGEENETPDSRVDQSTTLFDLTTLRMKTLCGPTFAQGATEYALPADPPPPSAFSFKSYHGTYFCAENNGGNTVNANRTAIGDWEKFVVTGTDGKTDNIADGETVTIRTGKNYYFNAKKKVKVLWWYTGGGLDADTTAPQTFKLINHTRPGGTLQNGDLISLKTIYSTYVVAESDGDALADRTSIGNWEKFNVIFH; encoded by the coding sequence ATGATGAAAAACAGAACCAAACATTTTACCTTTTCCCTGATACTGATGGTGTCACTGGCTGTTTTCGCGGGTATGGTGTTATGCGGACAGGCCCTGGCCGCGCGAACATACGCGCCCGATGGAAAAGGGTACCTTGAGTATATTACCACCGATACAGGCCATCAGCAGCCTTTTCTTCACCTGGAGGGCACCGGATATGAAATGGGGTTTCAGCACGGGTATCTGATGGGAACGGCCTGCACAAACACCTTGTCGGAGGCGTTTTTAATTGATTTTTGTTCCGAATATATAATGGAGCTGGGTGATTTTGGAGACATTATCGTCAACCTTCTTTTGGCAGATGTCGGCGAATGGGTGGGGCTGGATTATGGTGAGTCCGGCATGAGGCCGGCCGACTTTTTGCTTTTTGCGTTCAAGCGGATTGCCAAACACAATGAACAATACATCCCGCCGGAATATCTTGATGAAATGCGCGGTATTGTCGACGGCGCCGCCGCGGTGGGGGTCGTTCTGGATTATGAGGAAGTTTTACTTGTCAATGTCGGTTTTGACGCGCTGTTAAGTTTTGCCTATCCCCTGGCTACCCCGGTGCTGGCGACAGCCAGTGCGCTGGGTCAGGTGACCGGCATTCAGCTGGCCTGCAATGCCTTTGTCATGGACGGCAACGCCACCGTGGGCGACAGCCTCTATATGGGCCGGGACTTCATGTTCAGCGGACAGCGTCTTACCGACAATCCGCTGATTTATGAATTTTGCGGTGACGGCAGAAACCGGGTCGTCAGCGTCGGTATCACCGGCCTCATCGGGAGCATGGCCGCCATGAATGAAAAGGGCCTGGGCATTGGCATGGACATGGTGCCGTCCGGGGATTGCACCCCGGCTGATTTTGGTATGGGATGCCTGCTCACCGCCCGTCACGCCATGGAACAAGCCGACGAGCTGAGCCAGGGCCTTTCGGTTATCCAAAACGCCAAGCGAGGGGTTTCCTGGCTGTACGTCCTGGCCGACGGCCGGGGTGTCGAGCGCGGCGGCGCGTCCGTGGAGACGTCGGCGCACCATGTGTATACCCGGTACATGGATACGCCTCCCGCGGACCCTTTTCTGCAATTGCTCATGCCTTCGAATGTTCGCCAGCAGGAGAGCTACCCGGACTTCGTGCTTCAAACCAATCATTATGTGCTGCCGGATATGTATTTGAATGTTCCGTTAAATGTTGGAGAAGCGGATTCGGTGCACCGTTATGACAGGATGATGGAAATTTTCAAGGATCCTAATCACCCGTTGGGGGGATACGGAACCTATGATTTTGACAAGGCCTTTGATTATATCAACTGGATGTATTTGACCGGTGAAGAAAATGAAACACCGGACAGCAGAGTCGATCAGAGCACGACCCTGTTTGACCTGACTACCCTGAGAATGAAGACCTTGTGTGGCCCGACCTTTGCCCAGGGAGCGACGGAGTATGCCCTGCCGGCCGACCCCCCGCCGCCTTCCGCCTTTTCTTTTAAATCATATCATGGAACCTATTTTTGCGCGGAAAACAACGGCGGCAATACCGTCAATGCCAACCGGACCGCCATCGGTGACTGGGAAAAGTTTGTCGTGACCGGCACGGACGGCAAAACAGACAATATCGCTGACGGGGAGACGGTTACCATCCGCACGGGAAAGAACTATTATTTCAACGCCAAGAAAAAGGTCAAGGTTCTGTGGTGGTACACGGGCGGCGGGCTGGATGCCGACACCACCGCCCCCCAGACATTTAAACTGATCAACCACACCCGTCCCGGCGGGACCTTGCAGAACGGTGACCTGATATCCTTGAAGACTATTTACAGCACATACGTGGTTGCCGAAAGTGACGGCGACGCCCTGGCCGACAGAACATCCATCGGCAACTGGGAAAAGTTTAATGTGATTTTTCACTAA